The genomic DNA AAAGAGAAGTTTGAGCGAGACAAGCCGCATGTGAACGTAGGGACGATTGGGCATATAGATCATGGGAAGACGACGTTGACGGCGGCGATCACGAAGGTATTAGGGAAGAAGAATCCGAAGGTGGTGTTTCGGAG from Blastocatellia bacterium includes the following:
- a CDS encoding GTP-binding protein codes for the protein MAKEKFERDKPHVNVGTIGHIDHGKTTLTAAITKVLGKKNPKVVFR